A genomic region of Acipenser ruthenus chromosome 9, fAciRut3.2 maternal haplotype, whole genome shotgun sequence contains the following coding sequences:
- the wars2 gene encoding tryptophan--tRNA ligase, mitochondrial, translating into MALHMYNVRRIRGVIQNLKAAKRTFGTGPEPEKQVKQIAGSRVFSGIQPTGIPHLGNYLGAIKSWVTLQEQYSCVLYSIVDLHSITLPQDPAALRQNILDMTASLLACGIDPERSILFQQSQVSEHTELGWILGCFTSMPRLRHLPQWKMKSGKKNEGSVGLFTYPVLQSADILLYKSTHVPVGEDQVQHLELAQDTARIFNYKYGDFFPVPKPLLSETRKIKSLRDPTAKMSKSDPQKIASINITDTPDDIILKFRKAMTDFTSEVTFDPDGRPGVSNMVAIHAAVSGVTVDEVVRQSEGLDTAQYKQVVADAVIQTFSPIREEVERLRADPGYLKEVLSQGAEKAKELAIPVYQDVQRLIGFC; encoded by the exons ATGGCGCTGCACATGTATAACGTGAGGAGAATCCGGGGTGTCATTCAGAATTTAAAAGCAGCAAAACGAACATTTGGAACCGGACCGGAACCGGAGAAACAGGTGAAACAG ATCGCTGGCAGTCGTGTTTTCTCCGGGATCCAGCCTACAGGGATTCCACACCTGGGAAATTACCTGGGGGCTATCAAGAGTTGGGTCACCCTTCAGGAGCAATATAGCTGTGTCCTGTACAGCATCGTGGACCTGCACTCCATCACACTACCTCAGGATCCTGCAGCTCTGAGACAGAACATACTGGACATGACAGCCAGCCTCCTCGCCTGTGGGATTGACCCGGAGAGATCCATCTTGTTTCAGCAATCTCAG GTATCAGAACACACTGAACTGGGCTGGATCCTTGGCTGCTTCACCAGCATGCCTCGCCTTAGACATTTACCTCAGTGGAAG ATGAAGAGTGGGAAAAAAAATGAAGGCAGTGTGGGATTATTCACCTACCCAGTACTGCAGTCTGCTGATATACTTCTATACAA GTCCACTCATGTGCCAGTTGGAGAAGATCAAGTCCAGCATTTGGAGCTGGCTCAGGACACAGCTCGCATATTTAACTACAAGTATGGGGACTTCTTTCCAGTTCCTAAACCACTTTTGA GTGAAACAAGGAAGATAAAATCCTTGAGGGATCCCACAGCCAAAATGTCGAAGTCAGATCCTCAGAAAATAGCCTCCATCAACATTACTGACACTCCAGACGATATTATACTAAAATTCCGCAAGGCAATGACAGACTTCACTTCTGAAGTGACCTTTGACCCGGATGGACGCCCTGGGGTCTCCAACATGGTTGCCATCCATGCCGCTGTCTCAGGGGTGACTGTGGATGAAGTGGTTCGCCAAAGCGAAGGACTGGACACTGCCCAATACAAACAAGTGGTGGCTGATGCTGTCATACAGACATTTTCACCAATCCGAGAAGAAGTAGAGAGACTCCGGGCTGACCCAGGATACTTGAAAGAGGTCTTAAGCCAGGGGGCAGAAAAGGCAAAAGAACTAGCCATTCCTGTGTATCAGGATGTCCAAAGACTTATTGGGTTTTGCTAA